One genomic region from Magallana gigas chromosome 3, xbMagGiga1.1, whole genome shotgun sequence encodes:
- the LOC105329659 gene encoding epimerase family protein SDR39U1 isoform X2 gives MAPLKVLVAGSSGFVGRHLVQYLYKSECQVIHLNRRTKPSRNKKAMEITWRQVNDVGFPNDLDVIVNLCGYNILQPFKRFGASYKEDVENSRIETSKILADYCDSNPRTPKAFINMSGVAIYKPDPEIEYTEDSPVKPYDYMSNLVKDWEFAARIHDDVQERCRQVILRSGVVLGRDGGLVQNQYWQFFFGLGGPIGKGTQWLPWIHISDLAGLIHFSIFNDHVRGVLNAVAPESVTNEQFAKAFGAALGRPAILPTPSLMMKLAFGSERSVVILEGQKVIPKRTLEMGFQFKYPTIKKALEQCCK, from the exons ctGGTTCCAGTGGATTTGTTGGACGACACCTGGTCCAGTACCTATACAAATCGGAATGTCAGGTCATTCACCTCAACAGGCGGACCAAGCCCTCCCGCAACAAGAAGGCCATGGAAATCACATGG AGACAGGTCAATGATGTTGGATTTCCAAATGATCTTGATGTTATCGTCAATCTGTGTGGTTACAATATTCTTCAAccatttaaaag ATTTGGTGCCAGTTACAAAGAGGATGTAGAGAATAGTCGCATAGAGACCTCCAAAATTCTGGCTGATTATTGTGATTCCAATCCACGTACACCTAAAGCATTTATAAACATGTCTGGAGTAG CCATCTATAAGCCTGACCCAGAGATAGAGTACACGGAAGATTCACCCGTTAAGCCGTACGATTACATGTCTAATCTGGTCAAGGACTGGGAGTTTGCGGCCAGAATCCATGACGACGTACAGGAAAGATGTCGCCAGGTCATCCTCAGATCAG GGGTGGTTCTTGGTCGAGATGGTGGCCTGGTACAAAACCAGTACTGGCAATTCTTCTTCGGACTTGGCGGACCCATCGGAAAAGGAACACAGTGGTTACCATGGATACATATAAGCGATCTCGCTGGATTAATTCATTTCTCCATTTTCAATGACCACGTGAGGGGTGTGTTGAATGCAGTGGCCCCTGAATCCGTCACAAATGAACAATTCGCAAAAGCTTTTGGGGCTGCACTCGGCAGACCAGCGATATTACCTactcctagcctaatgatgaaaTTAGCATTTGGAAGCGAACGATCTGTGGTTATCTTAGAGGGACAGAAAGTTATTCCAAAAAGAACATTAGAAATGGGGTTTCAGTTTAAGTATCCCACCATAAAGAAGGCTTTGGAGCAGTGttgtaaatga
- the LOC105329659 gene encoding epimerase family protein SDR39U1 isoform X3 encodes MEITWRQVNDVGFPNDLDVIVNLCGYNILQPFKRFGASYKEDVENSRIETSKILADYCDSNPRTPKAFINMSGVAIYKPDPEIEYTEDSPVKPYDYMSNLVKDWEFAARIHDDVQERCRQVILRSGVVLGRDGGLVQNQYWQFFFGLGGPIGKGTQWLPWIHISDLAGLIHFSIFNDHVRGVLNAVAPESVTNEQFAKAFGAALGRPAILPTPSLMMKLAFGSERSVVILEGQKVIPKRTLEMGFQFKYPTIKKALEQCCK; translated from the exons ATGGAAATCACATGG AGACAGGTCAATGATGTTGGATTTCCAAATGATCTTGATGTTATCGTCAATCTGTGTGGTTACAATATTCTTCAAccatttaaaag ATTTGGTGCCAGTTACAAAGAGGATGTAGAGAATAGTCGCATAGAGACCTCCAAAATTCTGGCTGATTATTGTGATTCCAATCCACGTACACCTAAAGCATTTATAAACATGTCTGGAGTAG CCATCTATAAGCCTGACCCAGAGATAGAGTACACGGAAGATTCACCCGTTAAGCCGTACGATTACATGTCTAATCTGGTCAAGGACTGGGAGTTTGCGGCCAGAATCCATGACGACGTACAGGAAAGATGTCGCCAGGTCATCCTCAGATCAG GGGTGGTTCTTGGTCGAGATGGTGGCCTGGTACAAAACCAGTACTGGCAATTCTTCTTCGGACTTGGCGGACCCATCGGAAAAGGAACACAGTGGTTACCATGGATACATATAAGCGATCTCGCTGGATTAATTCATTTCTCCATTTTCAATGACCACGTGAGGGGTGTGTTGAATGCAGTGGCCCCTGAATCCGTCACAAATGAACAATTCGCAAAAGCTTTTGGGGCTGCACTCGGCAGACCAGCGATATTACCTactcctagcctaatgatgaaaTTAGCATTTGGAAGCGAACGATCTGTGGTTATCTTAGAGGGACAGAAAGTTATTCCAAAAAGAACATTAGAAATGGGGTTTCAGTTTAAGTATCCCACCATAAAGAAGGCTTTGGAGCAGTGttgtaaatga